One segment of Setaria viridis chromosome 4, Setaria_viridis_v4.0, whole genome shotgun sequence DNA contains the following:
- the LOC117852285 gene encoding probable glucan 1,3-beta-glucosidase A — MGGLIGCGFVLLSWVLFFPCLCLADGLSKVRAVNLGGWLVVEGWIKPSLFDGIPNGDMLDGTQVQLRSVVLNKYVSAANGGGSNVTVDRDVASTWETFRLWRVSENEFQLRCLGGEFLTSNSVDGLILATAREPLSTETFYIERNDERVHIKLLNGGYVQATNDHLLISTYQFQPGWDNNLATFELVIVANNLHGDYQLANGYGYEKAKKVLEEHRKSFITASDFDFLSRHGINTVRIPVGWWITQDPYPPSPFVGGSLAALDLAFSWAQSYGLKCIIDLHAAPGSQNGMEHSASRDGSVDWPSPEYASQTLEVIDFLATRYGGHPSLLGIELLNEPSAATVPLDVLVSYYTRGYQIVRNHSSTAYVILCQRIGNADPIELFQAGTGLSNVVVDLHYYNLFDPYFASLNSTQNIEFIYKMRAPQLQALKDANGPLVFIGEWVNEWDVQNASQYEYQKFGRAQLDVYANATFGWSYWTIKNDRMHWDFECNIRNKYLLFSGSSLLKSPSFLLLLAFGWGTYLIIMPR, encoded by the exons ATGGGTGGTTTGATTGGCTGTGGCTTCGTGCTGCTTTCATGGGTGCTTTTCTTCCCATGCCTCTGCTTAG CGGATGGGCTGTCCAAGGTGAGGGCTGTTAACTTGGGAGGATGGCTAGTTGTTGAAGGGTGGATTAAGCCATCACTTTTTGACGGGATTCCAAATGGGGATATGCTC GATGGGACGCAGGTGCAGCTCCGCTCTGTTGTATTGAATAAGTATGTTAGTGCAGCCAATGGGGGTGGTTCAAATGTGACAGTGGACCGTGATGTGGCCTCAACGTGGGAGACATTTAGG CTTTGGAGGGTGTCAGAAAATGAATTTCAGCTTCGATGTCTTGGAGGTGAATTTTTGACATCAAACAGTGTAGATGGTTTGATCTTGGCAACTGCAAGGGAACCATTGTCCACTGAGACTTTCTACATCGAAAGGAATGATGAAAGGGTTCATATCAAACTTCTGAATGGAGGCTATGTGCAA GCAACAAACGATCATCTGCTGATTTCCACTTATCAATTCCAACCAGGATGGGATAATAATTTAGCAACATTTGAATTGGTGATTGTTGCCAATAACTTACATGGGGACTACCAGCTTGCCAACGGTTATGGTTACGAGAAGGCGAAGAAGGTCTTAGAA GAGCACAGGAAAAGTTTCATTACAGCAAGCGACTTTGATTTCCTATCTCGACATGGAATTAATACTGTGAGAATTCCTGTCGGATGGTGGATAACACAAGATCCATATCCACCTTCTCCGTTTGTTGGAGGGTCTTTGGCAGCTCTGGACCTAGCATTTTCATGGGCACA ATCTTATGGTTTGAAATGTATAATCGATCTTCATGCTGCTCCTGGTTCTCAAAATGGAATGGAACATAGTGCGAGTAGGGATGGTTCCGTGGACTGGCCCTCACCTGAATATGCCTCACAAACATTAGAAGTTATTGACTTCCTGGCAACTAG GTATGGAGGTCATCCTTCCCTTCTGGGCATTGAGCTTCTTAATGAACCTTCTGCAGCTACAGTTCCTTTAGATGTTCTAGTGTCCTACTATACGAGGGGCTACCAAATTGTGCGAAACCATTCATCAACTGCATATGTTATTCTCTGCCAAAGAATCGGAAATGCAGACCCAATCGAACTGTTTCAAGCTGGTACTGGTCTTTCAAATGTCGTAGTTGATTTACACTACTACAACTTGTTCGATCCATACTTTGCCAGCTTGAATTCTACTCAGAATATTGAATTTATTTACAAGATGAGAGCACCACAATTACAGGCTCTTAAGGACGCAAATGGGCCTCTTGTCTTCATTG GTGAATGGGTTAATGAATGGGACGTGCAAAATGCATCTCAGTATGAGTATCAGAAGTTTGGCAGAGCTCAGTTGGATGTTTATGCAAACGCCACCTTTGGGTGGTCATATTGGACAATAAAAAATGACAGGATGCACTGGGACTTCGAGTGTAATATTCGGAATAAATACCTACTATTCA GTGGATCATCCCTGCTGAAGTCGCCAAGCTTCCTTCTCCTGCTAGCATTTGGATGGGGAACTTACCTTATCATTATGCCAAGATAA